DNA sequence from the Nakaseomyces glabratus chromosome E, complete sequence genome:
GAGCTGGATGGCGCTTCACCACCACCGTTCTTCTCTGGAGCCAGGTTCTTCCAGAACAGACAGTGGTTCGTGTACCCACCTCCATGGAACTTGATGTTCTGCTGCACTTGGATTAGATCACGTGCAGCTTGCAAGTCGTTGGGGTCCTTGGACAACTTGTGGGTCAGTTCCTGGAACTGGTCGACAGCGGTGTTCAGGCCGTTGACATAGGTCTGGTGGTGCTTGGAGTAGTGCAATTCGTTGATCTGGCCGGAGATGTGTGGCTCAAGAGCACCGAAGTCCCACTCTAGCTCTGGCAACGTCACCTTCGTGCGTCTTAGCACTGTAGAGGCAGCTCTTAGTTGAGTAGATTTGAAAGCAATCCTAGACGTAGACAACATCGTTTCCTTGTAATGTATACCTCTGTTATTTCTATCAAAGTCAAGTTAGATGTTGTACTTTCGGTGAACGTCCGTGTACATGATGAGTAATTATCctctatatatatatgtattgTGCAAGGTAGCCCTGGATTGTTTTTCTCTCCCTTCCCACAGGGAAAAAGGGAACTTCGGTTCTTACGGGAGAGCGTTGGAGAGCAACGGACTTCCCTGGTATCTTCTTCAGGTGATATCTACCCAGTCATCCCAATAAAGGAATCTCAATTACTAAGAAATAAGCTCAACTATCAATACTAGCTCATCGATTTTTCACAGTTTTCCCAACTTCCTTCAACTTCCCCCTGCTAAGCAAGTTTGGCCAGACACCCCTTAGCCCACTGTTATACTACTGAGAGACATGGTAAAGTGTTTAGACAGGCCCGCGCAACAGCGACCCTACAATGCTATCTTCGGTGCGAGAAAGCGGGATTTGAATCACGCGATACGTTGTGAAGTTAAGAATTGTTGACTGTTCTTCGATCCTATTGGTTGGCTGTCCAGAAGCAGTCAGTTTTTAGGGGAGGGGGGAAGTCACATGCCGATGTGTTCGTGCAAGACAGCTGTGTCCGTATCATACAATATGTCATGTGATAGTTTCTATGGTCCTTTAATAGCGTTAATAGCGTTCAATGTATAAGTACTATAGTATTAgagtttgttttttttgatattacAGAAGTACATGCTGTTAGACCTAGTACACAGTTATAGCTGATGATTTGAGAGTGTTGAAAGTTCGTTTCCTAGGTAGTAATGATCTATATACACATTCAAGTCTTTCAAGGGTTGGCATATTGCCATTCTATGCACCGACTGTAAGCGATGGAGGGGGTTTAGAAGTAGGGAGCTGCAGGTTGTGTATGGTCTATTCCATTAGTCATGTATGACAGTCGCCCAATAAGTTgtgaatatatattatggCAAAGAATAATGgcaatcttttctttccagttgttttgttttttttttgggaaaTATGCGCAAGGTTGTGGGAATGTGGATTAAAAAGCTTAACCcagtaaaataaaaaataaagaatttcactatattgaaataattCACGATTATTCTGAGATGAAAATAGTAACGGTTACTTATTCCTGGCCAACgaaattaagaaaaaaaaaaaggaataaaaaattac
Encoded proteins:
- the SOD2 gene encoding superoxide dismutase SOD2 (CAGL0E04356g~Ortholog(s) have manganese ion binding, superoxide dismutase activity), with translation MLSTSRIAFKSTQLRAASTVLRRTKVTLPELEWDFGALEPHISGQINELHYSKHHQTYVNGLNTAVDQFQELTHKLSKDPNDLQAARDLIQVQQNIKFHGGGYTNHCLFWKNLAPEKNGGGEAPSSSSALGQQIEKQYGSLDKLIEVTNAKLAGVQGSGWAFIVKNLENGGQLDVVQTYNQDTVGNQFVPLVAIDAWEHAYYLQYQNKKVDYFKAIWNVINWKEAAKRYETSKVTK